A window of Juglans regia cultivar Chandler chromosome 7, Walnut 2.0, whole genome shotgun sequence contains these coding sequences:
- the LOC109010479 gene encoding stem-specific protein TSJT1-like isoform X2, whose amino-acid sequence MLGVFSGSIVSPPEELVAAGCRTPSPKITSAALLNRFIETNASAVSIHVGDEVQLAYTHHKESPLLPRSFAVKDEIFCLFEGALDNLGSLKQQYGLAKSANEVVLVIEAYKALRDRAPYPANHVVGHLSGSFAFVVFDKSTSTLFVASDQYGKVPLYWGITADGYVAFADNAELLQGACGKSLASFPQGCFFSTTVGELRSYENPKNKITAVPATDEEIWGATFKVEGPAVVAATE is encoded by the exons ATGTTGGGGGTGTTCAGCGGCTCGATCGTTTCGCCTCCGGAAGAGCTGGTGGCTGCCGGCTGTCGGACTCCTTCGCCAAAGATCACGTCTGCGGCACTGCTGAACCGGTTCATCGAGACCAATGCCTCCGCGGTGTCCATACATGTCGGAGACGAAGTCCAGTTGGCCTACACTCACCACAAGGAGTCCCCGTTGCTGCCCAG GTCATTTGCAGTGAAGGATGAGATATTCTGCTTGTTCGAGGGAGCCCTCGACAACTTGGGAAGTTTGAAGCAGCAATATGGGCTTGCCAAGTCTGCGAACGAGGTGGTCTTGGTCATTGAGGCTTACAAGGCACTCCGTGACCGTGCACCCTACCCTGCCAACCATGTTGTTGGCCACCTTAGCGGGAGTTTTGCATTCGTAGTCTTTGACAAGTCTACCTCAACCCTCTTTGTTGCTTCT GACCAATATGGTAAGGTTCCTCTGTATTGGGGAATCACTGCTGATGGATATGTCGCTTTTGCTGACAACGCAGAATTGCTTCAAGGTGCTTGTGGCAAGTCACTTGCTTCTTTCCCTCAAG GATGTTTCTTCTCTACGACCGTCGGAGAACTGAGAAGCTATGAGAACCCAAAGAATAAGATCACTGCGGTACCTGCTACTGATGAAGAGATCTGGGGTGCAACATTCAAG GTGGAAGGGCCAGCGGTTGTTGCAGCTACAGAGTGA
- the LOC109010479 gene encoding stem-specific protein TSJT1-like isoform X1, with protein MLGVFSGSIVSPPEELVAAGCRTPSPKITSAALLNRFIETNASAVSIHVGDEVQLAYTHHKESPLLPRSFAVKDEIFCLFEGALDNLGSLKQQYGLAKSANEVVLVIEAYKALRDRAPYPANHVVGHLSGSFAFVVFDKSTSTLFVASDQYGKVPLYWGITADGYVAFADNAELLQGACGKSLASFPQGCFFSTTVGELRSYENPKNKITAVPATDEEIWGATFKVCPPAKESDGVQIPRIL; from the exons ATGTTGGGGGTGTTCAGCGGCTCGATCGTTTCGCCTCCGGAAGAGCTGGTGGCTGCCGGCTGTCGGACTCCTTCGCCAAAGATCACGTCTGCGGCACTGCTGAACCGGTTCATCGAGACCAATGCCTCCGCGGTGTCCATACATGTCGGAGACGAAGTCCAGTTGGCCTACACTCACCACAAGGAGTCCCCGTTGCTGCCCAG GTCATTTGCAGTGAAGGATGAGATATTCTGCTTGTTCGAGGGAGCCCTCGACAACTTGGGAAGTTTGAAGCAGCAATATGGGCTTGCCAAGTCTGCGAACGAGGTGGTCTTGGTCATTGAGGCTTACAAGGCACTCCGTGACCGTGCACCCTACCCTGCCAACCATGTTGTTGGCCACCTTAGCGGGAGTTTTGCATTCGTAGTCTTTGACAAGTCTACCTCAACCCTCTTTGTTGCTTCT GACCAATATGGTAAGGTTCCTCTGTATTGGGGAATCACTGCTGATGGATATGTCGCTTTTGCTGACAACGCAGAATTGCTTCAAGGTGCTTGTGGCAAGTCACTTGCTTCTTTCCCTCAAG GATGTTTCTTCTCTACGACCGTCGGAGAACTGAGAAGCTATGAGAACCCAAAGAATAAGATCACTGCGGTACCTGCTACTGATGAAGAGATCTGGGGTGCAACATTCAAG GTATGCCCACCAGCTAAGGAGTCTGATGGAGTTCAAATCCCCCGCATATTATGA
- the LOC109010478 gene encoding nuclear transcription factor Y subunit C-9-like: MDQHQQGHGQPPAIGSAAQVSYGLNPYQSNQMIGASQPGSVVSMQSPSQTAGLSASSAQLAQNQLAYQHIHQQQQQQLQQQLQNFWANQYQEIEQTSDFKNHSLPLARIKKIMKADEDVRMISAEAPVIFARACEMFILELTLRSWNHTEENKRRTLQKNDIAAAITRTDIFDFLVDIVPREDLKDEVLASIPRGNLPVGGEGLPYYYMPPQHAQQVGAPGMIVGKPVMDQALYGQQTRPYMTQTMWPQMQQEQPPSDS; encoded by the coding sequence ATGGATCAGCATCAGCAAGGCCATGGACAGCCCCCAGCAATTGGTAGTGCAGCTCAAGTGTCATATGGCCTCAACCCATATCAATCTAACCAAATGATTGGGGCTTCCCAACCTGGATCTGTGGTATCTATGCAGTCTCCTAGTCAGACAGCAGGTCTCTCTGCCTCTTCAGCTCAGCTTGCACAAAACCAACTTGCTTATCAGCACATTCACcaacaacagcaacagcaaCTGCAGCAACAACTCCAAAATTTTTGGGCAAATCAGTAccaagagattgagcaaacctCTGATTTCAAAAACCATAGCCTGCCATTGGCTAGAATTAAGAAGATTATGAAGGCTGATGAGGATGTAAGGATGATATCAGCTGAAGCTCCAGTCATATTTGCCAGGGCCTGTGAGATGTTCATTCTGGAGTTGACGCTGCGGTCTTGGAATCACACCGAGGAGAACAAAAGGAGGACACTCCAGAAAAATGACATCGCTGCAGCAATTACAAGGACtgatatatttgattttctGGTCGATATTGTCCCAAGGGAGGATCTGAAGGATGAGGTTCTTGCATCCATCCCTAGAGGGAATCTTCCTGTTGGAGGCGAGGGTCTTCCTTACTATTATATGCCACCTCAGCATGCTCAACAGGTTGGTGCTCCAGGGATGATAGTGGGCAAGCCTGTAATGGATCAAGCTCTTTATGGCCAACAAACTCGCCCTTACATGACTCAGACAATGTGGCCACAGATGCAACAGGAGCAGCCGCCTTCGGATTCTTGA